In Candidatus Flexicrinis proximus, the genomic window TGGGTCACGGCGTCGACGATGGCCTGGCGGTCGATCGAGGCGCTGAGGGCGCGGACGACGCGGGCATCGTTGAACGGGGCGCGGGTCTGGTTGAAGCCGTAGTAGTAGGTGCACGAACCCGGAGCGGCGTTATACAGGGACTCAAGGGCAGGATCGGCCTTGATGCGCGGGATGGCGCTGGGCGGGACTTCCGAGACCTGGAGCGCACCGGCTTCAAAGGCGGCGAACTGCGGGTCGAGGTCGAGGAACTGGAAGACGATTTCGTCGATCTTGGCGGCGGGGATGGTTTCGGTGCCGGCCCAGAACGGGTTCTTGATCAGGGTCAGGTCGGCGCCGTGGTTCCAGGACTTGACGGCGAATGCGCCATAGCTGACGATGTTCTCGCCCTCAATCCAGACATCGCCGAGCTCGTCGATCAGCCAGCCCGGGGTGGCGGTGGTGATCCACATGGCGAAAATCGAGGCAATCGCGGCCGAAGACTGGGTGACCTTGACTTCGAGGGTGTTGGCATCGACAACGGTGATGCCGAGGGCATCGATTGCGGCCTGGCGGTCGGCTTCGTAGGTCGCCGATTCGATGTCGAGGCCGTTCAGTTCGGCGCCACCAACGACCCACGGGGCCAGAACATAGCCGTAATCTGAGGCAACCGTCGGGTCGAGGGTGCGAACCATGGTGTACTTGAAGTCGGCCGCGCTGACGTACTTCGGCGCGCCGTCGACCATGACCTGCTCGACTGCGTCGGTCTCCGGGTTGTACTTGACCCACGAAACTTCCGGAAGAATGCTGAAGGTATAGGTGAGACCATCTTCAGAGACGGTGGCGGTCGCCAAACCGGATTCGGTGACGACATTGACTTCGTCCAGGCGGTAGAGTTCGGGGAAAATCTCAGCAATGATCTGAACGGACGGGACATCCGAAGCCGTCGACGGATCGAGGGTTGGGATATCATCGGGGCCCATCTGGCGACCGGTGTACAGGATCTTCTTATCCTGTGCGACCGCAACGCCCAGCGTCAACAGCAAAGCCGTCAACGTGAGCATAGCAACAAACAAACGCATAGTACGACGCATGGAACTCTCCTCACAGATTTGTGAAACCATCACATCGAGCGCCGACACTCCCCCAGCAAGGTAAGTAGCCAGCTTCGCACGGGGAATCATAACATATGGGAACGCAGCCCAACAAATACCACCATAAACCCAACAAGAGACTAACAGCGCAGCCGGAGAGCACGCGTAAACGCGGTTAGGACGAGGGACGAGCCCGGACGACACTCAGGACTTCCGGTGTACGGGACAGCACCTCGTCCGTGCTGTTGGTCAATGCGGCAAGGTCGTAGGCGCGGATGCCGTAAGTCGTGATGGTCAACTCCTGCGTGGCCGCGTCGATGTCGAACTCCGTCCAGCCGAAGCTGTGGCCGCAGATCAGCGACC contains:
- a CDS encoding peptide ABC transporter substrate-binding protein; translated protein: MRRTMRLFVAMLTLTALLLTLGVAVAQDKKILYTGRQMGPDDIPTLDPSTASDVPSVQIIAEIFPELYRLDEVNVVTESGLATATVSEDGLTYTFSILPEVSWVKYNPETDAVEQVMVDGAPKYVSAADFKYTMVRTLDPTVASDYGYVLAPWVVGGAELNGLDIESATYEADRQAAIDALGITVVDANTLEVKVTQSSAAIASIFAMWITTATPGWLIDELGDVWIEGENIVSYGAFAVKSWNHGADLTLIKNPFWAGTETIPAAKIDEIVFQFLDLDPQFAAFEAGALQVSEVPPSAIPRIKADPALESLYNAAPGSCTYYYGFNQTRAPFNDARVVRALSASIDRQAIVDAVTQAGELPAYMFVLPSMQAAPKQEDYPDQTIKFDPEYAKAQLAEYLAETGQTADQITGSILINNSALHQGIAEAVQAMWTETLGVSIQIASQEFGVYLEQRRDADIFRAGWCFDYPDANNWYYDVFNSAVDPDNHFANAEYDALTLAAAAAATVEERVALYAQADAILTNTAAAIAPIYYYVTDDITAAGVERTNSNIGREYYEKWDITGM